A region of Maribacter algicola DNA encodes the following proteins:
- a CDS encoding cystathionine gamma-synthase, with translation MAANKLRFNSKVIHGGQEPDKAYGAVMPPIYQTTTFAQSSPGKNKGYEYSRSANPTRTALENALASIENGNFGLTFASGLAAIDAVLKLLNPGDEVISTSDLYGGSYRLFKKVFENYGIVFHFVGTEHVSNIKDRINEKTKLIWLETPTNPMMNIVDIEAVSQLVERNELLLAVDNTFATPYLQKPLDLGAHIVMHSATKYLGGHSDVILGALVVKDESLAKRLYFIQNASGAVSGPMDSFLVLRGIKTLHVRMQRHCENGKAIANFLRKHPKVEKVYWPGFEDHPNHKIARKQMTQFGGMISFVPKGSNYNDAIKIVERLKLFTLAESLGGVESLAGHPASMTHASIPKEEREKIGIVDALIRLSVGIEDVEDLIEDLSQAME, from the coding sequence ATGGCTGCCAATAAATTGAGATTCAATAGTAAGGTTATTCACGGAGGCCAAGAACCAGATAAGGCCTATGGGGCTGTGATGCCGCCTATTTATCAAACAACGACGTTTGCCCAAAGTTCGCCAGGCAAAAACAAAGGATATGAGTATTCCAGAAGTGCCAACCCCACCAGGACGGCACTGGAGAACGCCTTGGCAAGTATTGAAAATGGAAATTTTGGACTGACCTTTGCCAGTGGATTGGCCGCAATAGACGCGGTCTTAAAATTATTAAATCCGGGGGATGAGGTTATTTCAACAAGTGATCTTTATGGAGGTAGCTACCGATTGTTCAAAAAGGTTTTTGAAAACTATGGAATCGTTTTTCATTTTGTAGGAACGGAGCATGTTTCCAATATCAAAGACCGAATCAATGAAAAGACAAAATTGATCTGGTTGGAAACACCAACCAACCCTATGATGAACATTGTGGACATTGAGGCTGTTTCCCAATTGGTAGAACGAAACGAGCTTCTTTTGGCCGTGGACAACACCTTTGCCACGCCTTATTTACAAAAGCCTTTGGACCTTGGCGCCCATATTGTTATGCATTCCGCCACCAAGTATCTGGGAGGGCATAGTGATGTCATTTTAGGGGCCTTGGTGGTAAAGGACGAATCATTGGCCAAAAGATTATATTTTATCCAAAATGCCAGCGGTGCCGTATCCGGTCCCATGGATAGTTTTCTCGTGCTACGGGGAATCAAGACTTTACACGTGCGTATGCAAAGGCATTGTGAGAACGGGAAAGCCATTGCAAATTTCCTGCGAAAGCACCCCAAGGTAGAAAAAGTCTATTGGCCCGGGTTTGAAGATCATCCCAATCATAAAATTGCAAGGAAGCAGATGACCCAATTTGGAGGTATGATTTCCTTTGTGCCCAAGGGAAGCAATTATAACGATGCCATTAAAATTGTAGAGCGCTTAAAACTGTTTACGTTGGCGGAATCATTGGGCGGTGTTGAAAGTCTTGCCGGACATCCTGCAAGTATGACCCATGCCAGTATACCTAAAGAAGAGCGGGAAAAGATCGGTATTGTAGATGCATTGATACGTTTGAGTGTGGGAATTGAGGATGTTGAAGACCTTATTGAGGATTTATCGCAAGCCATGGAATAA
- the gdhA gene encoding NADP-specific glutamate dehydrogenase, producing MKAKIDAFMDEVKSRNGHEPEFIQAVQEVADTVIPYIADNDIYNGKNILLRMVEPERLISFRVAWVDDAGEIHVNRGYRIQMNSAIGPYKGGLRFHPTVNASILKFLAFEQVFKNSLTTLPMGGGKGGSDFDPKGKSDDEVMRFCHAFMLELNRHIGPNTDVPAGDIGVGAREIGYLFGMYKKIRNEFTGVLTGKGLSWGGSKIRPEATGYGTVYFAENMLKTKNENLDGKTVVISGSGNVAQYAAEKVIQLGGKVVTLSDSSGYIYDADGIDTEKLKFVMDLKNNKRARISEYVKEYPNAEYRDGKTPWDVKCDIALPCATQNELNEKDAKKLLDNGCICVAEGANMPCTADAVHAFHNAKILFAPGKASNAGGVATSGLEMSQNSLRISWTREEVDERLKGIMSDIHDSCIEYGMEENGYCNYVKGANIAGFVKVADAMLAQGVI from the coding sequence ATGAAAGCAAAAATAGATGCATTTATGGATGAGGTGAAGTCCCGAAATGGACATGAACCAGAATTCATTCAAGCCGTTCAAGAAGTGGCAGATACGGTAATACCTTATATTGCCGATAATGATATATATAACGGCAAGAATATCCTCTTAAGAATGGTGGAACCGGAAAGATTGATTTCCTTCAGGGTCGCTTGGGTCGATGATGCGGGCGAAATCCATGTAAACCGTGGATATCGCATACAGATGAATTCTGCCATTGGACCCTACAAAGGTGGTTTGCGCTTTCATCCAACGGTAAATGCAAGTATCCTTAAATTTTTGGCTTTTGAGCAAGTATTCAAAAATAGTTTGACTACCCTTCCCATGGGAGGTGGTAAAGGAGGATCGGATTTTGACCCCAAAGGTAAATCTGACGATGAGGTAATGCGTTTCTGCCATGCCTTTATGTTGGAACTTAATAGGCACATAGGTCCCAATACTGATGTGCCCGCGGGGGATATAGGTGTTGGCGCTCGTGAAATTGGGTACTTGTTCGGGATGTACAAAAAAATCCGAAATGAGTTTACCGGGGTTTTGACCGGTAAGGGTCTTTCCTGGGGCGGTTCCAAAATCCGTCCAGAGGCTACCGGATATGGTACCGTTTACTTTGCCGAAAACATGTTGAAAACCAAGAATGAGAACCTTGACGGTAAAACCGTTGTAATTTCTGGATCAGGCAACGTAGCACAGTATGCCGCTGAAAAGGTAATCCAACTAGGTGGTAAGGTCGTCACACTTTCAGATTCCAGTGGCTATATCTATGATGCCGATGGTATCGATACAGAAAAGCTGAAATTCGTTATGGACCTAAAAAACAATAAGCGCGCACGTATTTCTGAATATGTTAAGGAATATCCCAACGCGGAATATAGAGATGGTAAAACTCCTTGGGACGTGAAGTGCGATATAGCCTTGCCATGTGCCACCCAGAACGAGTTGAATGAAAAGGATGCCAAGAAACTATTGGACAACGGATGTATCTGTGTTGCCGAAGGGGCCAATATGCCTTGTACCGCAGACGCCGTACATGCCTTTCACAACGCAAAAATCCTTTTTGCACCTGGAAAGGCTTCCAATGCAGGTGGTGTTGCAACCTCAGGACTTGAGATGTCACAAAACTCCTTGCGTATAAGTTGGACCCGAGAGGAGGTCGATGAACGCTTAAAAGGTATCATGTCAGATATCCACGATTCTTGTATCGAGTACGGTATGGAGGAAAATGGCTATTGTAATTACGTAAAAGGTGCCAACATCGCCGGTTTCGTAAAAGTGGCGGATGCCATGTTGGCCCAAGGGGTCATTTAA
- a CDS encoding MBOAT family O-acyltransferase, whose protein sequence is MLFNSFEFLVFLIVVFGLYWLVFNTKTKYQNVLLLLASYSFYGWWDYRFLSLIFISTLVDYVVGLQIHGTVKASQRKVLLGISMAFNIGLLAFFKYFNFFVDSWIQVLDNLGYHTKNTWSLNIILPVGISFYTFQTMSYTIDVYRKKLVPTKDFISFAAFVSFFPQLVAGPIERASNLLPQILGKRNFSYEKGMQGLRLILWGLVKKVVIADVLALKVDDIFGNYHDFGGGVLWLGAIYFAIQIYCDFSGYSDIAIGVSKLFGIELMSNFKFPYFSRNVGEFWRRWHISLSTWFRDYLYIPLGGSRNGKWKSLRNVFIIFLVSGLWHGANWTFVVWGGLHALLFVPSYIMGRNRKYTDAIVAENSWFPTLREFAEILLTFLLVVLAWVFFRSESLASALEYLTFMFTKLDFPLIYKNGLYSVGSLLFLDWIFRKDERLNFTFLKNINKKVLGFVEVAVLVIVVYLISLNTSSSQFIYFQF, encoded by the coding sequence TTGCTATTCAATTCTTTTGAGTTTTTGGTTTTTCTGATTGTTGTCTTTGGGCTCTATTGGCTCGTTTTCAACACCAAAACCAAGTATCAGAATGTATTACTGTTACTAGCGTCCTATAGCTTCTATGGATGGTGGGACTATAGGTTTCTGTCCCTTATTTTCATATCCACACTGGTGGACTATGTAGTAGGCCTTCAAATTCACGGAACCGTTAAAGCATCCCAAAGAAAAGTATTATTGGGAATAAGTATGGCCTTTAATATTGGTCTGTTGGCATTTTTTAAATACTTCAATTTTTTTGTGGATTCATGGATCCAAGTATTGGACAATCTAGGATATCACACAAAGAATACATGGTCGTTGAACATCATACTTCCCGTAGGAATTTCCTTTTATACCTTTCAGACAATGTCCTATACCATTGATGTATATCGAAAGAAACTGGTACCAACCAAAGACTTTATTTCCTTTGCGGCCTTCGTTTCCTTCTTTCCACAGTTGGTAGCGGGGCCTATAGAACGTGCCTCTAATCTGCTGCCACAAATATTGGGAAAGAGGAACTTTTCCTATGAAAAGGGGATGCAGGGATTACGGCTAATTTTATGGGGCTTGGTGAAAAAGGTTGTAATTGCTGATGTTTTGGCCCTTAAGGTGGATGATATCTTTGGAAACTACCATGACTTTGGAGGTGGAGTACTCTGGTTGGGAGCCATCTATTTTGCCATTCAGATCTATTGTGATTTCAGTGGATATTCTGATATCGCCATTGGGGTGTCCAAATTGTTCGGTATCGAATTAATGTCAAATTTCAAGTTTCCCTACTTTTCAAGAAATGTGGGTGAATTTTGGCGGAGATGGCATATTTCCTTGTCCACATGGTTTAGGGATTATCTTTATATCCCCCTTGGAGGTTCACGCAATGGCAAATGGAAATCGCTGCGTAACGTATTTATAATATTTTTGGTAAGTGGACTGTGGCACGGGGCCAATTGGACCTTTGTAGTATGGGGGGGGCTCCACGCACTGTTGTTCGTTCCCAGTTATATCATGGGGCGAAATAGAAAATATACCGATGCCATTGTTGCGGAAAACTCTTGGTTTCCCACTCTAAGGGAATTCGCTGAAATACTGTTGACCTTTTTATTGGTTGTTTTGGCATGGGTGTTTTTTCGAAGCGAATCATTGGCATCCGCTTTGGAATACCTGACTTTTATGTTCACCAAACTGGATTTTCCACTGATTTATAAAAATGGTCTGTACAGTGTAGGGTCCCTGCTCTTTTTGGATTGGATTTTTAGAAAGGATGAACGTCTCAATTTTACTTTTTTAAAGAATATCAACAAAAAAGTGTTGGGTTTTGTGGAAGTAGCGGTCCTGGTCATAGTGGTATACCTTATTAGTTTGAATACCAGTTCAAGTCAATTCATTTATTTTCAATTTTAG
- the recO gene encoding DNA repair protein RecO, which produces MQVTTKAIVLTSIKYGDTSLIVRIYTESDGLKSYLLRGILASKKGKVRKALFHPLSQLEIVANHRNKGSLESIKEAKIYYHYQNVHSNMVKNAMALFLAEMLANSIHEEESNKELFRFLEASLQWMDIHTEISNFHLYFLLLLTKYLGFYPDLDKVDAPYFDLLEGEFVSTTSLNPMLYGENISYFKSFLGINFDGISTVKMRKKNRQELLQSLVLYYELHLQGFRKPKSLAVLNEVFS; this is translated from the coding sequence ATGCAGGTAACCACCAAGGCCATTGTATTGACTTCCATTAAATATGGGGACACAAGTTTGATCGTGCGTATTTATACGGAATCCGATGGGCTAAAATCCTATTTGTTAAGGGGCATTTTGGCTTCAAAAAAGGGAAAGGTAAGAAAAGCGTTGTTCCATCCACTTTCCCAACTTGAAATAGTCGCCAACCATAGAAATAAAGGCTCCTTGGAAAGTATAAAGGAAGCAAAGATCTACTACCATTATCAGAACGTCCATAGCAATATGGTAAAAAATGCCATGGCCCTGTTTCTGGCGGAAATGCTCGCCAATAGTATCCACGAGGAAGAAAGTAACAAGGAATTGTTCCGGTTTCTGGAGGCATCCTTGCAGTGGATGGATATCCATACGGAAATATCCAATTTCCATCTCTACTTTTTGCTACTATTGACCAAGTATCTAGGGTTTTACCCAGATTTGGATAAGGTGGATGCCCCGTATTTTGACCTGTTGGAAGGTGAGTTTGTCTCCACCACGTCTTTAAATCCCATGCTCTACGGTGAAAATATTTCGTATTTCAAATCCTTTTTAGGCATAAATTTTGATGGAATAAGTACTGTAAAAATGAGAAAAAAAAACAGGCAGGAACTCCTTCAATCCTTGGTTTTGTATTATGAATTGCATTTGCAAGGTTTTAGAAAACCGAAATCATTGGCGGTTCTAAATGAGGTGTTTAGTTAG
- a CDS encoding TonB-dependent receptor, which produces MSRILPLLFLLYGCIGWSQQVTVLDDDTHEPIPNVAVFNPDKTKISVTDFDGNFDFTPFLNEERLILRHLSYETKKLTRLQLVKNGYKVFLLMKPERLDEVVMSVSKWEQQKKEVPNKIVSIDAQTIAMNTPQTSADLLQSSGKVFVQKSQLGGGSPMIRGFATNRLVLSVDGVRMNNAIFRGGNLQNVISIDPFNIRNTEIIFGPGSVIYGSDAIGGVMNFYTKQPTLSQKETAEISGNAIYRFSSANTENTVNANVNIGKEKWASLTSFSYNSFQDLTMGKHGPDSYLRNSFVKTLNGEDILVPNENPRNQVPTGYDQRNFMQKFLYRPHVNWDLNLGIHYSETSDYSRFDRLIRPSRDGQGLRSAEWYYGPQKWFMGNVQLKKKGNGKLYDGLKLTAAYQFFEESRNDRDFQGTVLNTTREKVDALNLNLDFENKKIGNFKLYYGGEFIFNKVGSTGMDTNIITGEMASAASRYPDGATWKSLAGYLNGEYKAKPNFILMSGLRYSHVWIDALFNRTFYAFPFENADVSTGALTGSVGFSWFPKQNLQITFNGSTGFRAPNVDDIGKIFDSEPGSVVVPNPDLESEYAYNVELGVHKNFKDKLVLKGTTFYTYLVDALVRRDFTFNGLTQIEYGGELSNVQAIQNAAKAYVYGFEFGLDAYLSDQWSLSSNLTITEGIEEEEDGTDSPARHAPPTFGDFHVKWKKEKISTDFFLNYNGEVANDQLAISEQSKDYIYERDENGDPFSPSWYTLNFRSQYAIANNLKATLSLENITNQRYRTYSSGIVAPGSNLILGIGYHF; this is translated from the coding sequence ATGAGCAGAATTTTACCCCTACTTTTTCTTTTATATGGTTGTATAGGGTGGTCCCAACAAGTGACCGTCTTGGATGATGATACCCATGAGCCCATCCCAAATGTGGCCGTATTTAACCCGGATAAGACCAAAATAAGTGTGACCGATTTCGACGGAAATTTTGATTTCACCCCTTTTTTAAATGAGGAGCGATTGATTCTAAGGCATTTGAGTTACGAAACAAAAAAGCTAACGCGTCTTCAGTTAGTCAAAAATGGGTACAAGGTATTTTTACTAATGAAACCTGAGCGATTGGACGAGGTGGTCATGTCCGTCTCCAAGTGGGAGCAACAAAAGAAGGAGGTACCCAACAAAATCGTTTCCATAGATGCCCAGACTATTGCGATGAATACGCCACAGACTTCAGCGGATCTTTTGCAGAGCAGTGGAAAGGTCTTTGTCCAAAAAAGTCAATTGGGAGGAGGAAGTCCTATGATAAGGGGGTTTGCCACCAACAGGCTGGTACTATCCGTGGATGGGGTTCGTATGAACAATGCAATATTCAGAGGCGGAAACTTGCAGAATGTCATATCCATTGACCCCTTCAACATCAGGAATACCGAAATCATTTTTGGTCCTGGATCGGTTATTTATGGAAGTGATGCCATTGGCGGTGTCATGAACTTTTACACGAAACAGCCTACGTTGAGCCAAAAGGAAACTGCTGAAATCTCGGGGAACGCCATTTATAGATTCTCCTCGGCAAATACAGAAAATACGGTTAACGCCAATGTAAACATCGGCAAGGAGAAATGGGCGTCCTTGACCAGTTTTTCTTATAATAGCTTTCAGGATTTAACAATGGGGAAACATGGTCCGGATTCCTATTTGAGGAACTCTTTCGTGAAAACCTTAAATGGGGAAGATATCCTCGTGCCAAACGAAAACCCAAGAAATCAGGTCCCTACGGGTTATGATCAAAGGAACTTCATGCAGAAATTCCTTTACAGACCCCATGTAAACTGGGATTTGAACTTGGGAATCCATTACTCGGAAACATCGGATTATTCCCGTTTTGACAGGCTTATTAGGCCTTCACGCGATGGTCAAGGATTAAGGTCGGCAGAATGGTATTATGGCCCACAAAAATGGTTTATGGGCAATGTGCAGTTAAAAAAGAAAGGCAACGGAAAATTGTACGATGGACTCAAACTCACCGCAGCCTACCAATTTTTTGAAGAAAGTAGGAATGACAGGGATTTTCAGGGCACCGTATTAAATACCACGCGCGAAAAGGTGGATGCGTTAAACCTGAACTTAGATTTTGAAAACAAGAAAATTGGGAATTTTAAACTGTATTACGGGGGGGAGTTTATTTTTAACAAGGTTGGTTCAACAGGTATGGACACCAACATAATCACCGGGGAAATGGCATCTGCAGCGTCCAGATATCCAGACGGTGCCACTTGGAAAAGTTTGGCAGGCTATCTAAATGGGGAATACAAGGCTAAGCCTAACTTCATTTTAATGTCCGGTTTACGGTATAGCCATGTTTGGATAGATGCGTTGTTCAATCGTACTTTTTATGCGTTTCCTTTTGAGAATGCGGATGTTAGTACAGGAGCACTAACTGGAAGTGTGGGTTTCAGTTGGTTTCCAAAACAAAACCTTCAAATTACGTTTAACGGATCAACTGGTTTTAGGGCCCCCAATGTAGACGATATAGGGAAAATATTCGATTCTGAACCGGGCTCCGTGGTAGTTCCCAACCCAGACCTGGAATCTGAATACGCGTACAATGTAGAGTTGGGAGTTCATAAGAATTTTAAGGATAAACTTGTATTGAAAGGGACTACCTTCTATACGTATTTGGTAGATGCCTTGGTTCGAAGGGACTTTACCTTTAATGGCTTAACGCAAATTGAGTACGGAGGCGAGTTGAGCAATGTTCAGGCCATACAGAATGCCGCAAAGGCCTATGTTTATGGTTTTGAGTTTGGATTGGATGCATATTTGTCAGATCAATGGTCCCTTTCGTCCAATCTTACCATTACCGAAGGGATTGAGGAGGAAGAGGACGGTACGGACTCACCGGCAAGACATGCGCCACCTACTTTTGGTGATTTTCATGTAAAATGGAAGAAGGAGAAAATATCCACTGATTTTTTCCTGAATTATAATGGTGAGGTAGCCAATGATCAATTGGCAATATCTGAACAATCCAAGGATTACATCTACGAGAGGGATGAAAATGGAGATCCTTTTTCACCATCCTGGTATACCTTGAACTTTCGTTCCCAATACGCCATTGCGAACAACCTCAAAGCAACGCTAAGTTTGGAAAACATAACCAATCAGAGGTATAGGACCTATTCTTCCGGAATTGTTGCTCCGGGAAGTAATTTAATATTGGGGATAGGGTACCATTTTTAG
- the ileS gene encoding isoleucine--tRNA ligase, which translates to MKFAEYKGLDLPKVAEEVLNYWKTAKIFEKSISSREGKQSYVFYEGPPSANGMPGIHHVMARTIKDIFPRYKTMKGFQVKRKAGWDTHGLPIELGVEKELGITKEDIGVKISVEEYNAACKKAVMRYTDVWNAMTEQVGYWVDMDDPYITYKSKYMESVWWLLKQIYEKGLIYKGYTIQPYSPKAGTGLSSHELNQPGTYQDVTDTTVTAQFKALEETLPDFLKNEGTIYFLAWTTTPWTLPSNTALTVGPKIDYVMVETYNQYTFEPMNVILAKNLVGKQFAGKYFEVSEKSDLIGYTKEDKKIPFYQVKEFKGIDLVGIRYEQLLDYVLPYENAENAFRVISGDFVTTEDGTGIVHTAPTFGADDAFVAKQAVPEIPPMLVLDENANLVPLVDLQGRFRPELKELGGKYVKNEYYEEGEAPERSVDVEIAIKLKEENKAFKVEKYVHSYPNCWRTDKPILYYPLDSWFIKVTDIKDRMFELNQSINWKPKATGEGRFGNWLANANDWNLSRSRYWGIPLPIWRTSDGKEELIIGSVSELKLEMQKAMEAGILEKDIFEDFVVGDMSEANYERIDLHKNIVDQITLVSPLGKPMKRESDLIDVWFDSGSMPYAQWHYPFENKELIDTGKTFPADFIAEGVDQTRGWFYTLHAIGTMVFDSVAYKNVVSNGLVLDKEGKKMSKRLGNAVDPFDTMKEHGADATRWYMISNANPWDNLKFDPEGIVEVKRKFFGTLYNTYSFFALYANIDAFSFSEENIPVEERPEIDRWILSELNSLIAFVDDAYADYEPTKATRAISDFVQENLSNWYVRLCRRRFWKGDYQKDKIAAYQTLYTCLVTVAKLSAPVAPFFMDRLYKDLIATTNLEPFESVHLADFPTSNKNMIDSALEQKMQKAQTISSLVLSIRQKEKIKVRQPLQKIMIPILDEQDRMDILAVSDLIKSEVNVKEIELLDDASGVLVKRIKPNFKTLGPRFGKEMKQIANAINALNQEDIQKIEQEGELSLQIENKNIILQFQDVEISSQDIEGWLVASSGKTTVALDITINDDLKKEGIARELVNRIQNLRKESGFEVTDKIDIKMQKDGFVEQAVTSNLSYIKAETLTAELNFEEYLENGTEIAFDEVNTKLFIAKH; encoded by the coding sequence ATGAAGTTCGCAGAATATAAGGGATTAGACTTGCCTAAAGTTGCAGAAGAAGTTCTAAATTACTGGAAGACCGCCAAGATTTTTGAAAAGAGTATTTCATCCAGGGAGGGTAAACAAAGCTATGTCTTTTATGAAGGGCCACCATCAGCGAATGGAATGCCGGGTATCCACCACGTAATGGCGCGGACTATCAAGGATATTTTCCCTCGCTACAAAACAATGAAGGGCTTTCAGGTAAAAAGAAAGGCCGGTTGGGATACACACGGACTTCCTATCGAATTGGGCGTGGAGAAGGAACTTGGGATTACGAAAGAAGATATTGGTGTAAAAATTTCCGTAGAGGAATATAATGCAGCCTGTAAGAAGGCGGTAATGCGCTATACGGATGTTTGGAACGCCATGACCGAGCAAGTTGGGTATTGGGTGGATATGGACGACCCTTACATTACCTATAAATCCAAATACATGGAATCTGTTTGGTGGTTGTTGAAACAGATTTATGAGAAAGGACTCATATATAAAGGGTACACCATACAGCCGTATTCTCCAAAAGCGGGTACCGGATTAAGTTCTCATGAACTGAACCAGCCAGGTACCTATCAAGATGTTACGGATACTACCGTAACGGCCCAATTTAAGGCTTTGGAGGAAACCTTGCCAGACTTCCTTAAAAATGAGGGAACCATTTATTTTTTGGCATGGACAACAACACCGTGGACACTTCCCTCCAATACGGCTTTAACCGTTGGCCCCAAGATTGATTATGTAATGGTAGAGACCTATAACCAGTATACATTTGAACCTATGAATGTCATACTTGCCAAAAACTTGGTAGGTAAGCAATTTGCAGGAAAATATTTTGAGGTTTCGGAAAAATCAGATTTAATCGGCTATACGAAGGAGGACAAAAAGATTCCATTCTATCAGGTAAAGGAATTTAAGGGAATAGACCTTGTAGGCATTCGATACGAACAGCTTTTGGATTATGTACTTCCCTATGAAAATGCAGAGAATGCATTTCGGGTAATTTCCGGTGATTTTGTAACTACGGAAGACGGTACGGGTATTGTACATACGGCCCCAACTTTTGGCGCTGATGATGCCTTTGTGGCAAAGCAGGCCGTTCCGGAAATACCTCCCATGTTGGTATTGGACGAAAATGCGAACCTTGTCCCGCTTGTAGATTTGCAGGGGAGGTTTAGACCGGAGTTAAAGGAACTCGGTGGAAAATATGTAAAGAACGAATATTATGAGGAGGGGGAAGCTCCAGAGCGTTCCGTTGATGTGGAGATTGCCATTAAACTCAAAGAGGAAAACAAGGCCTTTAAGGTTGAAAAATATGTGCACAGTTATCCCAACTGTTGGCGTACCGATAAGCCTATTTTGTATTACCCTTTGGACTCCTGGTTTATAAAGGTTACAGATATTAAGGACAGGATGTTCGAGTTGAACCAGTCCATCAATTGGAAACCCAAGGCAACTGGTGAGGGACGGTTTGGAAATTGGTTGGCGAACGCAAACGATTGGAACTTATCCAGGTCGCGGTATTGGGGCATTCCTTTGCCCATCTGGAGAACCAGTGATGGTAAGGAGGAACTGATAATCGGCTCTGTTTCTGAGTTGAAGTTGGAAATGCAAAAGGCCATGGAAGCCGGCATACTTGAAAAGGATATTTTTGAGGACTTTGTGGTAGGCGATATGTCCGAAGCAAACTATGAAAGGATAGACCTGCACAAAAATATTGTAGATCAGATCACCTTGGTTTCGCCATTGGGGAAACCCATGAAGCGTGAAAGCGACTTGATCGATGTTTGGTTCGATAGTGGTTCCATGCCCTATGCGCAATGGCACTATCCATTTGAAAACAAGGAACTCATCGACACGGGCAAGACCTTTCCAGCCGATTTTATTGCGGAAGGTGTTGATCAGACGAGGGGATGGTTTTACACCCTACATGCCATAGGCACCATGGTGTTCGATTCCGTGGCCTATAAAAACGTGGTTTCTAACGGACTTGTGCTTGACAAGGAAGGGAAAAAAATGTCCAAAAGATTGGGCAACGCCGTAGACCCCTTCGATACGATGAAGGAGCATGGTGCGGACGCGACTCGCTGGTACATGATCAGCAATGCGAACCCATGGGACAACCTAAAATTTGACCCCGAGGGCATTGTTGAAGTGAAGCGAAAATTCTTCGGGACACTTTACAATACGTATTCATTTTTTGCCCTGTACGCAAATATCGATGCCTTTAGCTTTTCCGAGGAAAATATACCCGTGGAGGAAAGACCGGAAATAGATAGATGGATATTGTCCGAACTCAATTCATTAATCGCTTTTGTAGATGATGCCTATGCAGATTATGAACCTACCAAGGCTACGAGGGCAATTTCAGATTTCGTACAGGAAAACCTAAGCAATTGGTACGTTCGCCTGTGCAGAAGAAGGTTCTGGAAAGGGGATTACCAAAAGGACAAGATCGCTGCCTATCAAACACTCTATACCTGTTTGGTAACGGTAGCCAAACTTTCCGCGCCCGTGGCACCTTTCTTTATGGACAGGCTCTACAAAGACCTGATCGCTACGACCAATTTGGAACCCTTTGAAAGTGTCCATTTGGCAGATTTCCCAACGTCGAATAAAAATATGATCGATTCTGCCTTGGAACAAAAGATGCAAAAGGCCCAAACGATATCGTCCTTGGTTTTATCGATTCGGCAAAAGGAAAAGATAAAGGTGAGGCAACCGCTCCAAAAAATCATGATTCCTATTTTGGACGAGCAGGACAGAATGGATATTTTGGCGGTATCGGACTTAATAAAGTCGGAGGTAAATGTTAAGGAAATAGAACTTTTGGACGATGCTTCAGGGGTTTTGGTAAAACGCATTAAACCTAATTTCAAGACCTTGGGACCAAGGTTCGGCAAAGAAATGAAGCAAATCGCAAACGCGATAAATGCTCTAAATCAGGAAGATATCCAAAAAATTGAACAAGAAGGCGAATTATCCCTTCAAATAGAAAATAAAAACATTATTTTACAGTTTCAGGATGTAGAGATAAGTTCCCAGGATATTGAGGGCTGGTTGGTGGCCTCATCCGGCAAAACAACGGTCGCATTGGATATCACCATTAATGATGACCTAAAGAAGGAAGGCATCGCTAGGGAACTGGTCAACAGGATCCAGAATTTAAGAAAGGAATCTGGTTTTGAAGTGACAGACAAAATTGACATAAAGATGCAGAAGGACGGATTTGTAGAGCAGGCCGTAACCAGTAATCTTAGTTATATAAAGGCGGAAACTTTGACAGCAGAATTGAATTTTGAGGAATATTTAGAGAATGGCACTGAAATTGCCTTCGATGAAGTGAACACTAAATTGTTTATTGCAAAACATTAA